One genomic segment of Impatiens glandulifera chromosome 6, dImpGla2.1, whole genome shotgun sequence includes these proteins:
- the LOC124942252 gene encoding SPX domain-containing protein 1-like, with translation MKFGKSLTSQIEATLPEWRDKFLSYKELKKRLKMIGGDDRESKRPKLSFSGSGIDNITKEENDFIDLLEIEIEKFNSFFIGKEEDYIIKLKDLQDRVMDSDNNNEDIIRTRKEIVDFHGEMVLLSNYSSINYIGLVKILKKYDKSTGAVLRLPFIQKVLQQPFFMTDLLYRLINQCDALHNRVLPATATANGTSSSQNVIIPAINGPEMEYVESLYMRSTRSALRAMQEIRKGSSTVSALSLPPLQLVAD, from the exons ATGAAGTTCGGAAAGAGTCTAACCAGTCAAATCGAAGCCACATTACCTGAATGGAGAGACAAATTCCTCTCCTATAAAGAACTGAAGAAACGGTTAAAGATGATCGGCGGCGATGATCGAGAATCCAAACGCCCAAAGCTTTCCTTTTCCGGATCAGGAATCGATAATATAACCAAAGAAGAGAACGATTTCATCGATTTACTTGAAATCGAGATCGAGAAATTCAATTCGTTCTTCATCGGCAAAGAAGAAGATTACATCATCAAATTAAAG GATCTGCAAGACAGAGTTATGGATTCAGATAATAACAATGAAGATATAATCAGAACACGAAAAGAAATCGTCGATTTCCATGGAGAAATGGTTTTACTATCAAACTACAGTTCAATTAACTACATCG GATTAGTGaagattttaaagaaatatgataagAGTACCGGCGCTGTTCTTCGTCTTCCGTTTATACAAAAGGTATTACAACAGCCGTTTTTCATGACTGATTTACTTTACCGGTTGATTAATCAGTGCGATGCTCTTCACAACCGAGTTCTGCCGGCGACGGCGACGGCGAATGGTACATCGTCATCACAGAATGTGATTATTCCGGCGATTAATGGACCGGAGATGGAGTATGTTGAGAGTTTGTATATGAGGAGTACTAGATCGGCTTTACGAGCTATGCAAGAGATTAGAAAGGGAAGTTCTACTGTTAGTGCTTTGTCTCTTCCGCCTCTGCAACTTGTGGcggattga